The Thunnus thynnus chromosome 22, fThuThy2.1, whole genome shotgun sequence genome includes a window with the following:
- the sst5 gene encoding somatostatin-1A, which produces MLRSQVQVLLVALFSSALLVRVSGAPPRDVLIETLRADLTKDKGLAHLLLLKFMSELMAARGDERLPELEEELGVREEVMRRHLPLSQRERKAGCRNFFWKTFTSC; this is translated from the exons ATGCTTCGCTCTCAAGTGCAGGTTCTTCTGGTGGCTCTGTTTTCCTCTGCGCTGCTGGTGCGGGTCAGCGGTGCTCCACCCAGAGATGTGCTGATAGAAACACTGAGAGCAGACCTCACAAAGGACAAG GGTCTTGCTCACTTGCTCTTGCTGAAGTTTATGTCTGAACTGATGGCAgcgagaggagacgagaggctCCccgagctggaggaggagctggggGTCAGGGAGGAGGTGATGCGGCGACACCTTCCCCTCTCCCAAAGAGAGCGCAAGGCAGGCTGCCGCAACTTCTTCTGGAAGACATTCACCTCGTGTTAA
- the trip6 gene encoding thyroid receptor-interacting protein 6, with protein MSGPTWLPPRTLESPERAVPQMSHSAGSAIYRAPNKKGTSDFRPKYGPYDQNGGGGGGGGGGGGMIANRYMATGPTGGPIHHSSSDHYYSPPHGPKDDRNWSPHIDSYELMHRGPEKPVSHHSKIDADIDSLTSMLADLDSHPHDSSTQLYDNVPYNKYLSGDHYKPAHQSAGPPQGRPSMGYPPHPQSQYHPAPPYPSEHQTPQYSTSHQQDYYSSSSAPKPYPQPVPASYTTASTPTGPRFSVQVKTAQPVTYSQTGRQAEQAYTPPPPRQHVSRPPPQTSPQGWYSQHPSSQTQEMHSDEGYKGSSSGSGGRVNQVPMSKRGMENNQTGSGAALSPAYQSSKQGVATTRPEEELDRLTKKLVYDMNHPPSEDYFGRCARCGDNVVGDGSGCIAMEQVFHVECFTCITCHARLRGQPFYALDKKSYCESCYISTLERCSKCTKPILDRILRAMGKAYHPRCFTCVVCNCCLDGVPFTVDATSQIHCIDDFHRKYAPRCSVCGEPIMPELGQEETVRIVALDRSFHVNCYVCEECGLLLSSEGEGRGCYPLDGHILCKSCSARRIQDLSAKISTDC; from the exons ATGTCCGGTCCCACCTGGCTGCCACCGAGGACTCTGGAAAGCCCAGAGCGTGCCGTCCCCCAGATGTCCCACTCTGCAGGGTCAGCAATCTACCGAGCCCCCAACAAGAAGGGCACGTCTGACTTTCGGCCAAAATATGGCCCCTATGACCAgaacggaggaggaggaggaggaggtggaggaggaggagggatgatAGCCAACAGGTACATGGCTACTGGACCCACAG GTGGGCCTATTCATCATTCGTCTAGTGATCACTATTACTCCCCTCCACATGGTCCCAAAGACGACCGCAACTGGAGCCCTCACATAGACAGCTACGAGCTGATG CACCGTGGTCCTGAAAAACCAGTGAGCCATCACTCCAAAATCGATGCTGATATTGACTCCCTCACCAGTATGCTCGCTGATCTTGACAGTCACCCACATGACTCCAGCACACAA CTGTACGACAATGTGCCTTACAACAAATACCTCTCAGGGGATCACTACAAGCCTGCACACCAGAGCGCAGGCCCTCCTCAGGGTCGGCCATCCATGGGCTACCCCCCTCACCCCCAGAGCCAATACCACCCGGCGCCCCCCTACCCCAGCGAGCATCAGACGCCTCAGTACTCCACTTCACACCAGCAGGACTACTACTCGTCTTCTTCAGCTCCTAAACCCTACCCTCAGCCTGTCCCGGCCTCCTACACCACGGCTTCAACTCCCACCGGGCCCAGGTTCAGCGTCCAGGTCAAGACGGCGCAGCCCGTCACCTACTCTCAGACAGGGAGGCAGGCCGAGCAGGCCTACACCCCACCCCCTCCTCGCCAGCACGTGTCACGCCCCCCACCTCAGACAAGTCCGCAGGGCTGGTACTCCCAACACCCCAGCTCACAAACTCAGGAGATGCACTCTGATGAGGGGTACAAGGGGAGCAGCTCAGGGTCTGGAGGAAGAGTTAACCAGGTTCCCATGTCTAAGAGAGGGATGGAAAATAATCAAACAGGGTCAGGGGCCGCACTGAGTCCTGCTTATCAGTCCAGCAAG caGGGGGTAGCAACAACCAGGCCCGAGGAGGAGTTGGATCGACTCACCAAGAAGTTGGTATATGATATGAACCACCCCCCTTCAGAGGACTATTTCG GTCGCTGTGCCCGTTGTGGTGACAACGTGGTCGGCGACGGCAGTGGCTGTATCGCCATGGAACAGGTATTTCACGTGGAGTGTTTTACATGTATCACCTGCCACGCCCGTCTCCGAGGACAACCCTTCTACGCTCTGGACAAGAAGAGTTACTGCGAGAGTTGTTACATT AGTACTCTAGAGCGCTGTTCAAAGTGCACCAAGCCCATCTTGGATCGTATCCTGCGGGCTATGGGAAAGGCCTACCATCCTCGCTGTTTCACATGTGTAGTTTGTAACTGCTGCTTGGACGGGGTGCCCTTCACCGTGGACGCCACCTCTCAGATCCACTGCATAGACGACTTTCAtag GAAGTATGCGCCTCGCTGTTCGGTGTGTGGTGAGCCCATCATGCCTGAACTAGGTCAGGAGGAGACTGTCAGGATAGTCGCTCTGGATCGCAGCTTCCACGTCAACTGTTATGTCTGTGAG gAATGCGGTCTCCTGCTGTCATCTGAAGGGGAGGGTCGTGGTTGTTACCCGCTGGACGGCCACATCTTATGTAAGAGCTGCAGCGCCCGCCGCATCCAGGACCTCTCAGCCAAAATCTCCACTGACTGCTAA
- the bcl6b gene encoding B-cell CLL/lymphoma 6 member B protein isoform X2, with amino-acid sequence MMEVVEGYRVDRRQELRAAAPAEGYVKEFTRHSNDVLLNLNELRHRNILTDTTLVVGNVHLRAHCAVLVACSGFFYSLYTRRVLLQGCSGSREQLMTVSLPNTLDPSSVSLLLDFMYTSRLPLTPSIVPGVLAAATHMQMDHVVNTCRDFMQLHRENMSARHPQLELDSRVSVASVAPKGGDLPYPGPQQFLPTAGATRVPAEGGGSLKPGAFPTSQPGSKELKGEPESPLMGSPTPSPDSPARSSCQPNSPAESNTCNKNLVSDTKATPDPKACNWKKYKYIVLNPLCAATTVKEEETEEPQSHPSPIADRMTMTPKAPTEAWSGEVPGQIDRQGQASCYEGSGRAPPLGPPPSVDHQTLSPTHKEGTVSPCTTFPKLHPTDPEAALHNQQAIKRENYYVPYCYSGNIGGTKTTCSGDKPYRCNVCGAQFNRPANLKTHSRIHSGEKPYRCDTCGARFVQVAHLRAHVLIHTGEKPYPCHTCGTRFRHLQTLKSHLRIHTGEKPYTCEKCDLHFRHKSQLRLHLRQKHGAVTNTKIRYKVLTEPYQPILQAC; translated from the exons ATGATGGAAGTAGTGGAAGGATACAGGGTTGACAGAAGGCAGGAGCTGAGGGCAGCGGCCCCAGCTGAAGGATATGTGAAAGAGTTTACTCGCCACTCCAACGATGTGCTGTTGAACCTGAACGAACTCCGGCACCGCAACATCTTGACTGACACCACCCTGGTTGTTGGCAACGTGCACCTACGGGCACACTGTGCAGTGCTGGTGGCATGCAG tGGGTTCTTCTATTCGCTGTACACCCGTCGTGTGCTGCTTCAGGGCTGCAGTGGCAGCAGGGAGCAACTCATGACCGTATCTCTCCCTAACACCTTGGACCCATCCAGCGTCTCCCTGCTGCTCGACTTCATGTACACCTCCCGCCTGCCCCTGACGCCAAGCATCGTCCCCGGGGTGCTCGCCGCTGCAACCCACATGCAGATGGACCATGTGGTCAATACCTGCCGGGATTTCATGCAGCTGCACAG gGAGAATATGAGTGCAAGACACCCCCAATTGGAGCTGGATTCCAGGGTGTCTGTAGCCTCTGTAGCCCCTAAAGGAGGGGACCTGCCTTATCCAGGACCGCAGCAATTCCTCCCAACGGCAGGAGCAACCAG GGTCCCAGCGGAGGGCGGGGGCTCTCTCAAGCCAGGGGCTTTCCCAACCAGCCAGCCTGGGTCAAAGGAGCTGAAAGGAGAGCCTGAGTCGCCCCTAATGGGCAGCCCAACTCCATCTCCAGACAGCCCCGCCCGCTCCAGCTGCCAGCCGAACTCTCCAGCTGAGTCTAACACCTGTAACAAAAACCTTGTG AGTGATACCAAAGCCACACCAGACCCAAAGGCCTGCAATTGGAAAAAATACAAGTACATTGTCCTTAACCCTCTTTGTGCTGCAACAACGGTGAAAGAAGAGGAGACGGAGGAACCGCAAAGTCACCCATCCCCCATTGCCGACAGGATGACCATGACACCGAAAGCACCAACAGAGGCGTGGTCTGGAGAAGTGCCTGGTCAGATTGATAG ACAGGGGCAGGCCTCCTGCTACGAGGGTTCTGGCCGAGCCCCTCCCCTCGGGCCACCCCCCTCTGTGGATCACCAAACATTGTCTCCCACTCACAAGGAGGGAACAG TCTCACCCTGCACCACTTTCCCAAAACTTCACCCTACTGATCCAGAAGCTGCCCTTCACAACCAGCAGGCAATAAAGAGAGAGAACTACTATGTGCCATACTGTTACTCTGGCAACATCGGAGGAACCAAGACCACCTGCTCAG GTGACAAGCCGTACCGTTGTAACGTGTGCGGAGCCCAGTTCAACCGACCGGCCAACCTGAAGACTCACTCTCGCATCCACTCTGGAGAGAAGCCCTACCGCTGTGACACCTGCGGCGCACGATTTGTTCAG GTTGCCCATCTCAGGGCCCACGTCCTGATCCATACAGGGGAGAAGCCTTACCCGTGCCACACCTGCGGCACCCGCTTCCGCCACCTGCAGACCCTGAAGAGTCACCtgcgcattcacactggagagaagccttACACT TGTGAGAAGTGCGACCTTCACTTCCGCCACAAGAGCCAGCTGCGTCTTCACTTGCGTCAGAAACACGGGGCCGTCACCAACACCAAGATCCGCTACAAGGTCCTGACTGAACCCTATCAGCCTATTCTGCAGGCCTGCTGA
- the bcl6b gene encoding B-cell CLL/lymphoma 6 member B protein isoform X1, protein MMEVVEGYRVDRRQELRAAAPAEGYVKEFTRHSNDVLLNLNELRHRNILTDTTLVVGNVHLRAHCAVLVACSGFFYSLYTRRVLLQGCSGSREQLMTVSLPNTLDPSSVSLLLDFMYTSRLPLTPSIVPGVLAAATHMQMDHVVNTCRDFMQLHSRENMSARHPQLELDSRVSVASVAPKGGDLPYPGPQQFLPTAGATRVPAEGGGSLKPGAFPTSQPGSKELKGEPESPLMGSPTPSPDSPARSSCQPNSPAESNTCNKNLVSDTKATPDPKACNWKKYKYIVLNPLCAATTVKEEETEEPQSHPSPIADRMTMTPKAPTEAWSGEVPGQIDRQGQASCYEGSGRAPPLGPPPSVDHQTLSPTHKEGTVSPCTTFPKLHPTDPEAALHNQQAIKRENYYVPYCYSGNIGGTKTTCSGDKPYRCNVCGAQFNRPANLKTHSRIHSGEKPYRCDTCGARFVQVAHLRAHVLIHTGEKPYPCHTCGTRFRHLQTLKSHLRIHTGEKPYTCEKCDLHFRHKSQLRLHLRQKHGAVTNTKIRYKVLTEPYQPILQAC, encoded by the exons ATGATGGAAGTAGTGGAAGGATACAGGGTTGACAGAAGGCAGGAGCTGAGGGCAGCGGCCCCAGCTGAAGGATATGTGAAAGAGTTTACTCGCCACTCCAACGATGTGCTGTTGAACCTGAACGAACTCCGGCACCGCAACATCTTGACTGACACCACCCTGGTTGTTGGCAACGTGCACCTACGGGCACACTGTGCAGTGCTGGTGGCATGCAG tGGGTTCTTCTATTCGCTGTACACCCGTCGTGTGCTGCTTCAGGGCTGCAGTGGCAGCAGGGAGCAACTCATGACCGTATCTCTCCCTAACACCTTGGACCCATCCAGCGTCTCCCTGCTGCTCGACTTCATGTACACCTCCCGCCTGCCCCTGACGCCAAGCATCGTCCCCGGGGTGCTCGCCGCTGCAACCCACATGCAGATGGACCATGTGGTCAATACCTGCCGGGATTTCATGCAGCTGCACAG caggGAGAATATGAGTGCAAGACACCCCCAATTGGAGCTGGATTCCAGGGTGTCTGTAGCCTCTGTAGCCCCTAAAGGAGGGGACCTGCCTTATCCAGGACCGCAGCAATTCCTCCCAACGGCAGGAGCAACCAG GGTCCCAGCGGAGGGCGGGGGCTCTCTCAAGCCAGGGGCTTTCCCAACCAGCCAGCCTGGGTCAAAGGAGCTGAAAGGAGAGCCTGAGTCGCCCCTAATGGGCAGCCCAACTCCATCTCCAGACAGCCCCGCCCGCTCCAGCTGCCAGCCGAACTCTCCAGCTGAGTCTAACACCTGTAACAAAAACCTTGTG AGTGATACCAAAGCCACACCAGACCCAAAGGCCTGCAATTGGAAAAAATACAAGTACATTGTCCTTAACCCTCTTTGTGCTGCAACAACGGTGAAAGAAGAGGAGACGGAGGAACCGCAAAGTCACCCATCCCCCATTGCCGACAGGATGACCATGACACCGAAAGCACCAACAGAGGCGTGGTCTGGAGAAGTGCCTGGTCAGATTGATAG ACAGGGGCAGGCCTCCTGCTACGAGGGTTCTGGCCGAGCCCCTCCCCTCGGGCCACCCCCCTCTGTGGATCACCAAACATTGTCTCCCACTCACAAGGAGGGAACAG TCTCACCCTGCACCACTTTCCCAAAACTTCACCCTACTGATCCAGAAGCTGCCCTTCACAACCAGCAGGCAATAAAGAGAGAGAACTACTATGTGCCATACTGTTACTCTGGCAACATCGGAGGAACCAAGACCACCTGCTCAG GTGACAAGCCGTACCGTTGTAACGTGTGCGGAGCCCAGTTCAACCGACCGGCCAACCTGAAGACTCACTCTCGCATCCACTCTGGAGAGAAGCCCTACCGCTGTGACACCTGCGGCGCACGATTTGTTCAG GTTGCCCATCTCAGGGCCCACGTCCTGATCCATACAGGGGAGAAGCCTTACCCGTGCCACACCTGCGGCACCCGCTTCCGCCACCTGCAGACCCTGAAGAGTCACCtgcgcattcacactggagagaagccttACACT TGTGAGAAGTGCGACCTTCACTTCCGCCACAAGAGCCAGCTGCGTCTTCACTTGCGTCAGAAACACGGGGCCGTCACCAACACCAAGATCCGCTACAAGGTCCTGACTGAACCCTATCAGCCTATTCTGCAGGCCTGCTGA
- the slc16a13 gene encoding monocarboxylate transporter 13: MTSLEPKAESRSDEAEGPDGGWGWVLVGALFVSTSLVFGLMRSLGIFFVEFVQYFEESAQAISWISSTGLAAQQFFSPLGAALCNAYDARVVVMTGGCLAGLGLVLASQATCLVHLYLTMGVISGLGWGLVFTPMVATVMANFKRRRTLALGLAFSSIGLSSFAFNPLFQLLVEVYAWRGALLILGGLSLNIVPCGALIRPKRRSKAPAKVDSESKLSCAAALHRVSSYLELSLLCERPYVTYTMAITLLNVGYFVPYFHLVAHSRQAGFSEYQAAFVMSAAGATDIFGRIVSGWFSDLGHFRLIHLLSLWTTLAGVFIMLLPVSSLYGSYYALVVISLLYGFCSGALTSVVFAAVPLVVGVERMMGALGLLQLIESGAGLLGTPLSGLLKDITGNYIASFIVAGSFLILGTLTMATLPHYFSCTDPPPPQRRSLDNKNKALHSEMEQMNSLPSDTNHRGAEWSER, translated from the exons ATGACCAGCCTGGAGCCCAAAGCAGAGAGCCGGAGTGATGAAGCCGAGGGCCCTGACGGAGGCTGGGGCTGGGTGCTGGTCGGGGCCCTGTTTGTCAGCACCAGCCTTGTGTTCGGCCTGATGCGTAGCTTGGGGATCTTTTTTGTGGAGTTTGTCCAGTACTTCGAGGAGAGCGCTCAGGCCATCTCCTGGATCTCTTCAACAGGCCTGGCGGCACAGCAGTTCTTCA GTCCTCTGGGTGCCGCTCTGTGTAACGCATATGATGCCCGAGTGGTGGTGATGACGGGCGGCTGTCTCGCTGGGCTCGGCCTCGTACTCGCCTCGCAGGCCACCTGTCTCGTTCACCTCTACCTCACTATGGGTGTAATTTCAG GTTTGGGTTGGGGGCTGGTCTTCACTCCCATGGTGGCCACAGTCATGGCTAACTTCAAACGGCGGCGGACCCTGGCTCTAGGACTGGCGTTCTCCAGCATCGGCCTCTCCTCCTTCGCTTTCAACCCGCTCTTCCAGCTGCTGGTGGAGGTGTACGCCTGGCGAGGGGCCCTGCTGATTCTGGGGGGCCTGAGCCTCAACATTGTACCCTGCGGGGCTCTCATCCGTCCAAAGCGACGCTCCAAAGCCCCAGCAAAG GTGGATTCAGAGAGCAAGTTGTCATGTGCTGCAGCGCTGCACCGAGTCTCCTCATACCTGGAGCTGTCGCTGCTCTGCGAGAGGCCTTACGTCACCTACACCATGGCCATCACTCTTCTTAACGTCGGCTACTTCGTGCCATATTTCCACCTGGTGGCCCACAGCCGCCAAGCCGGCTTCTCAGAGTACCAGGCTGCTTTTGTCATGTCAGCTGCCGGAGCTACGGACATTTTTGGCCGCATAGTGTCGGGCTGGTTCTCAGACCTGGGTCACTTTCGGCTGATCCATTTGCTGAGCTTATGGACGACGCTGGCGGGGGTGTTTATCATGCTGCTGCCTGTGAGCTCCTTGTACGGTTCCTACTACGCCCTGGTGGTGATCAGCCTCCTCTACGGCTTCTGCTCTGGAGCGTTGACCTCCGTGGTCTTTGCGGCGGTGCCGTTGGTCGTGGGTGTGGAGCGCATGATGGGAGCCCTCGGGCTGCTGCAGCTCATTGAGAGCGGTGCAGGACTGCTGGGGACACCTCTGTCAG GGTTGCTCAAAGACATCACAGGCAACTACATCGCCTCCTTCATAGTAGCGGGGTCTTTCCTCATCCTCGGCACCTTGACCATGGCCACTCTGCCTCACTACTTCTCCTGCACGGATCCGCCGCCTCCGCAAAGACGTTCCCTTGACAACAAAAATAAGGCTCTACATTCAGAGATGGAGCAGATGAACAGTTTGCCTTCTGACACGAATCATAGAGGAGCCGAATGGTCTGAAAGGTGA